The sequence AGCAGCCCCAGGCCGATGACCGCGAGCCCGCCGCCCGCCACGGGCCGGATGCCGTACCGGTCCTGCCAGCGCGCCCCGATCTTCGGCATGACGGCCATCCCCACGGTCAGCGGGACGATCGCCACCCCGGCGAGGCCGACCGGGAAGCCCTTCACGTACTGGAGGTACTGGGAGTTGACGTAGAACAGCGCGAAGAGACCGAAGAAGGCGGTGGCGATGCCGAGCGTCCCTGCGCGCAGCACCGGCGAGGCGAAGATCCGGGGGTCGAGCAGCGGCCTGGTGGCGCGCAGCCCGTGCACGGTGAAGACGGTGAGCAGTACGGCTCCGAGGCCGAAGGCGGTCAGCACCCGCGCCGATCCCCAGCCGTGCGGCGGGCCCTCGATGATCCCGTACACCAGGGAGGTGAGGGCGGCGACGAGGAGCAGCGAGCCGACCGGGTCGGGTGCGGTGTCCGTGCGCTCGGGGCTGCGGGGCGCGAGGCGGGCGACGGCGAGGGCGAGCAGCGCGGCGAGCGGCACCATGGCCCAGAACAGGGAGCGCCAGGTCCCGAACTGTCCGGCGAGGCCGCCGCCGACGTTGCCCGCGAGGCCGCCGAGTCCGGCGGCGAGCGTCCAGGTCGCCAGTGCCTGGGACCGGCGGGCGGGCGGGGTGAGGGTGACCAGGAGCGACATGGTCGCGGGCATGATGAGCGCGGCCCCCGCCCCGCACACCCCGCGTCCGGCGATGAGCACGGCGGGGGCGGTGGCGAGCGCGCTGGTGGCGGCGCCGACGGCGAAGAGGCCGAGGCCGGTGAGCAGGGCGCCCTTGCGTCCGAAGCGGTCGCCGAGCGCGCCCGCCGGGATCAGCAGGCCCGCGAAGACGATGACGTACGCGTCGACCGCCCACAGCAGTTCGCTGGACGAGGGATGCAGAGTGGAGGCGGCGAGCTGCGGGATGAGCAGGTTGACGGCGGCGACCATGCCCTGCGCGACGAGCACACAGGCGCAGAGCACGTACAGCGCGGCACGGGTGAGGCCGGGGGCCTTCTGGGCATACGGGGACAACGCTCCTCCTGGGGAGCCGTGGTGACGGGGTGTGCTGTCCACCGTAGAGTTGGCGCGACTTGCTTTCCAATGCATCTTCGACAAGGGATGTATGCGCGTGACGCAATCCGGCCTTGACCTCAATCTTCTGGTGGCCCTGGACGTCCTCATCGAGGAATCCAGCGTCTCGGGCGCCGCCGCCCGGCTGCATCTGTCCGAGCCCGCGATGAGCCGCACCCTGGGCCGCATCCGCAAGGCGCTGAGTGATCCGGTGCTGGTGCGCGCGGGGCGCACGATGGTGCCCACGCCGCACGCCCTGGCCATCCACGGCGAGGTGCGCGCCGTCGTGGAGCGGGCGCGCGGGGTGTTCCTGTCGGGCGGCAAGGTCGATCTGCGCGCCCTGTCGCGGACGTTCACCGTGCTGGCCCAGGACATCCTGGCGGCGGTCTCCGGCCCGGCGCTGTTCGCCCGGATCGCCCGTGAGGCGCCCGGTGTGCGGCTCCGCTTCCTGATGGAGAGCCATGTGGACGGGCCGTTCCTGCGCGAGGGCGCCGCCGATCTGGAGGTGGGGGTGCTCGACACGCGTGCGCCGGAGGTGCACCGTGAACACCTCTACGACGACCGGATGATGGGCGTGGTGCGCCCCGGCCATCCGCTCCTGGACGGGGAGATCACCCCGGCCAGGTTCGCCGCCGCCGACCATGTGACGGTGTCCCGGCGTGGCCGGACGCAGGGCCCGGTGGACACCGCTCTCGCACAACTCGGTCTGCGCAGGCGGGTGGTGGGCAGTGTGGGCACGCTCCCCTCGTCGCTCTTCCTCCTGCTCGGCAGCGACCTGGTCGGCCTGGCCTCGCGGCGCACCCGCCCCCTCACGGACCCGCTGGGCCTGCGGACGTTCGAGATCCCCTTCCCGCTGCCGCCGCTCTCCTTCGGGATGGCCTGGCACCCGCGCCACGACGCGGACCCGGCGCACGCCTGGCTGCGGAGCTGCTTCCGGGAGCTGGCCCGCGCGGAGGCCCCGGACGGCGCGGGAGAACTCCCCCCGATCGCAGGTCAGGACAGCCCGTCATATGCCGGTGAGTGACCCATTCCTGCCGTACGATACGGGCATGAGCGAACGCGCGATGCAGGAACCGACCCTCCTCCTCCTGACCGCCCTGGCGGACGAGCCCCGGCACGGCTACGCCATCGCGCGCGAGGTCGAGACGATCTCCGGCGGCCGGGTCAAGATGCGCACCGGCACCCTGTACGGGGCGCTGGAGCGGCTGCTGAGCGAGGGCCTGATCGAGGTGCACGCGGAGGAGGTCGTGGACAGCAGGCTGCGCCGCACCTACACGCTCACCGCCACCGGCCGGGAGGTCCTGGCCACCGAGGCCCGCCGGATCGCGGCCACCGCGCGCGAGGCCACCCGGCGCCTGGGCGTCGGCGGGAAGCCGGCCACGGCATGAGCGCCCCGCTGCTGCGGCTGTACCCGACCGGCTACCGCCGCGCGTTCGGGGACGACATCGCGGAGGCGTACCGCGCGGCGACCGAGGGGGCCGGCCGGGTCGCCCGGTTCCGGGAGGCGGGCGACATCGTGGCGCACGCGCTGCGGATGCGCCTGCGTCTGGGGTCCGCCCAGCGCGCCGGCCGCCTCTTCGCCGCCGCCGCGCCCTTCGCCCTGGCCGCGACCGCCGCGTACGCCGCCTTCGGCCTCGTCTCGATGCTCGGCGACTGGCGGCTCAGCGGGAACCCGGACTTCCTGGTGCCGCTCAGCTTCGTCATGATCGGCTGCGACCTGGTGACGCTGGCCGGAGCGGTCCTGGCGCTGGGCGGGCGCTTCGCGGCGGGGGCGCGGTGCGCGTTCGCGGGCGCGCTGGCCGAGGCGCTCGCGCTCGTCCTGGTCCCGCTGTCGGCCGGGGCGCTGCTCCCGCCGGCCGCCGTCCCCTACCTCCTGGCCCCGGTCGCGGTGGCCGCGCTGCCCCTCGCCTGCCCGCCGGATCTGCGCCCGCCGGGCCGCCTCCTCGGCACGGCGGGCCGTACGGCGCTGGTGCTGTGGACGCTGCTCGGGGTGGCCGCCCTGACGCTGACGGACGCGCACAGCCATCTCACGGCCGTCCTGTGGCGCCTGGGTGTCCCGATGGCCGCCGCCCTCGTGCTCGCGGGCCGCGCGGCGCTGTCCCGGCTGCGCACCCCCGGCCGGTTCGCGCTGGCCGGGGCGCCGTTCCTCGCGATGGGGTACAGCGCCGGGGTGGTGGACCAGGACACCGTGGTCCCGGCCCTGGCGCTGCTGGCGGCGGCCGGGGTGGCGCTGCGCCTGTGGCGGCTGCGGGGAAGGCCGAGCGCCGGCTGAACGGCCGGGGCGTCAGGCGGTGACGCGTATCTTCGACTGCCCGTGCCCCAGCTTCTCCCAGTCCTCCATGAACCGCGCCCGCAGCCCGTGCTTCGCGGCGAGGTCGGTCAGGGTCTCGGTCCGGTAGTAGAAGTCCTCGCGCAGGACCTGGTGTTCGGCACCGGTGGTGCGGTCGAAGGTGAAGTCGAAGTGCCCGCCGGGCGCCAGGATGCGCCCCACGTGGGCCAGGCACTCGTCGATGATCTCCAGCGGCGAGTGCGAGAACACGCTGTGGGCGTGCACGACGTCGAAGTGCGCGTCCGGCAGGAAGTCCAGCGTCAGGTCCTTGGTGATGGTCAGATGCGGCACCTTGGCCTGGAGCCCCTGCGTGGTCAGGGTCTGCTTGGCGGCGATCAGGATGTCGGGCGAGATGTCGATGCCGTAGTAGTGCCCGGCCTCCAGATAGTCGATGAACCGCCAGCCGGCGCGCAGGTTGCCGCACCCGATGTCGAGCATCCGGGCCCCGGGGGCGAGCCCGTGCTCGACGAGGTAGTCGAACTGCATCTGCCCCAGGGCCAGCCACCGGTCGTGCGTCTGGCTGCCGACGGCGGCCTCGGGGTTGCGCCGGGTGTCCGAGGCCATCACGGCCCGGTAGTAGTTCACGTGGTCCGGGTGCTTGAACGCCAGCCACCGGTCCCGGGCCGCCCGCTTCAGATAGGGCGCGATGCGGTCCGGACGGCTCGCGGCGTAACGGACCTTGTGGGCAAGCGACTCACGGTTGGCGACGAGGTTCTTCTTGGAGGCCATGACTGCTCCACCTTCTCCACTGCGGGGCGGCGTCCCGGAAAACCCGCAGCGTGAAGCGGGCCCATGGCGGGACGTGACGCTGCCACTATAGGTCGGCGACCGACATATACAAACCAGCGACCTACGCATCCACCTCCTTCCCGGCTCCCGCGCGCCCTCACAGCCGCCTGATCCGGTACACATCGCGTACGCAGGCGTTGGCCACCCCGGCGACGAGGACGACGGCGGAGCACACCAGCAGGATGCGCCCGCTGCTCCAGTACGCGGAAGTGGCCGCGACCAACAGATATCCGACGGGAATGGCGATCTGCTCCCCGAGAGAGTTGAGAGAGCTGAGCCGCCCCAACTCCTCGTCGGGCACCTGCTGTTGCATGACGGTGGACCAGGTGACGATGGCCACGTCCATGCCCGCCCCGGCGACGGCGGTCGCCCCCAGCACCCAGGGCAGCGGCAGCCCGAGACCCAGGGCCGCCAACGGCAGCATGAGCCCCGAGCTGGTCACGACGCAGACCAGCATCAGCCGCTGCGGCTTCCACAGCAGGCAGACGACCGTCCCGGCCAGCAGCCCCGCCGCGAACGCCCCCTGCACCAGCCCCCAGGAACCGGCGCCCGCGTAGCTGCGGTCCGCAACGATGGGCCCGAGCAGCTGGTACCCGGCCAGCCAGGCGGCCACGACCGCCGTACCGGACAGCGTGAAACTCCAGAGCCAGATACGGGACTTGAACCCGGACCACCCCACGCGCAGGTCGGCCACAAGCCCGCCGGAGCCGCCGGGGGACACCGCGCCCGGCAACCGCAGCCCGGAGAGCAGCAGCGCGGCGAGGACGAAGGTGAGGGCGTCCCAGCCGAGCGCCCAGGCGGGCCCGGTCAGCGCGACGACGAACCCGCCGATGACGGGCCCGACGACCTTGACGGCGTTTCTGGGCACCCGTACCAGCGCGTTCGCCTGCTGGAGCTGCTCCGGCGGCACGAGCCGGGACGCCACTCCCTGGGCCGCCGGCGCGGTGAACGCGGACGCCACCCCCGACGCACAGGCGCAGACGCCGATCGTGGCGGTGGTCGCCGTCCCCGTCGCGACGAGCACGGCGACGGCCGCCTGCGCCGCCCCGGCACCGAGGTTCCCGAGGAAGAGGATCCGGCTGCGGGACATCCGGTCCGCCAGCACCCCGCCGACGAGAAGGAAGACCAGGGTCGGCACGGTGTTCGCGGTGAGCACGATCCCGAGCGACCCGGCTCCCCCGCCCTGCCCGATCACGGCGAACGCCAGTGCCACGGGCGCCATCGCCGAGCCGGTCGCGGAGACGAGGTGAGCGAGCAGGAACCGCCGGAAGGCCGGCAGCCGCAGGGGCGACCCGGCCACGGGAGGGGGAGGAGGCGGCTCGTCCCGGTCGCCGACAGCCATCAGCCCTTCGCGCCCGTCATCCATGGCGGTCAGGGTAGGGGGAGCGCGGCGGGGGCGGCACCGGCTTTCGGGACGCCGTCCCGGCAGGAGACTACTGCCGCCCGTGATCGGGGTCCTCGTCCAGGCCGGGCAGTTCCTCGTGCCCCTCCGAGTAGTGGTTGACCCACCCGCAGAGCGCACAGGCGTACCGCCCGGCCAGGCCGTGCACCTCGGTGCCGCACCGCGCGCAGTCGGTGCGGGTGATCTCCGGAATCGCCGGTTCGGGCTTGCTGGTCACACAGGGACTGTACCGAGCGCGACGGCCCCGGCGGAGTCCGCGTACGGACTGATCATGGTGTCGAAGTACCCCTCGGGCGAGGCCTCCAGAAAGGTGTCCAGATGGTCGAGGAAGGCGCGCAGCGCGCGCCGCCTCGCCGGCGGCCACCGCCGCTACGACGCCGACGCCCCGGGCGTGGTCCGCCGCATCCGCTCGCTGCTGGACGCGGGCCTGCCGACCCGCACCATCCGCGACCTGCTCCCGTGCGTACGGCAGGACGGCACGGGTGGCCCTGTGCGAGCTGGAGACCCTGGAAACAGCACCTCCAGGGCCTCGACGACCGCTTGCACAGGGCCACCGTGCCGTCCTGGTGGGGGCGGCCCGCGCCGAGGGGCCGTGACCGGCCCGCCTTAAGGTGTGCCGGTGATCTTCAACCGAAAGCAGCAGGACGCGCGCTTCACCGCCGCCGTGTCCGACCTGGAAGAGGCGGTCTCCGCCCGCGACGGCGAGCGCACCGGGCACGCGTTCAGCGCCGTGATGAAGCGTGCGGAGTCGGCGTCGGACGCCGAATGCCTCGACGCCGGGCCCCGGTTGGCGGCCCTGATCCCCGCGTTCCCGCCGACCGGCCCGCGCACGATGCTGGCGACGGCGGCCGGCTTCTGCGTCGAACGGGGAGCCGCCCCGCTGGCCTGCGCGGAACCGATCCTGGACGGCGTCCACCGGGACCTGCTGGACGCCCTGGAGTTCGCCCGCCGCTGGACGGCGACGGGCGCAGAACTCCCGGCCACGGGCCAGGAGTTGATCGACGATGCGCACCTCTCCCGGCTGGGCGACGACACGTACGAGGCGACCCGCCTGGCCCTGGCCTGGTGCTCGCTGGAGGAGTGGCAGCCGCCCGCCCTCGCGGTGCTGTGCCGCAGTACCGAGGTACGCCGCCGGCACGCGTCGGACGTCCTCCCGCTCTGCCGCGAGGTGGAGGCCCTGGACCGCCACGACCTCAAGTGCCTCTCGTACGCCCTGGCGGTACTGAACGACGAACCGCTGATCGTGCTGCACCGGCCCACCGACAAGGCCTTCGAGATACGCGTCGACGGTATCGGCGACAACTTCCAGCTCCACACCCTGCTCGCCCACGTCCTGGTGGGCGGCGGCCACGTCCCCGGCACACCGCCCTCCCCCGAGAGCGTCCACCTGGCGACGGACCCCGCCCCCGCCCGGGGCACCTCGGACGCGACGGCGACCGGCACCTTCGAACTCCTCGCCCCGGACGGCACCCGCATCTGGAACGAGGGCCTCCCCGACGACATCCCGGTGGTGGAGGGCCGCCGCGTGCTGGTCCTGGACGACCCGTCGTACCAGCGCAGCTGGAACGCCGACCGCTTCTTCCCGCACCTGCCGGGGAAGGCGGAGCTGCTGCGCGTACTGCCGCCGGACGAGGCGAAGACCTGGTACGCCCTCACGTCACCGGCCGCCTGACCGGCCCGGGGCCTCCTCACGCACCCGGCGCCACGAAGCACAGAGCGTCGAAGTGCCGCCCCGCGAAGAAGTGCCGGAGCTCACCGATCCGCTGCCATCCGAGCCGCTCGTACAGCCGGATGGCAGCGGCATCCTTGGTCAGAACCTCCAGCACCAACGGCAGCCCGTGCGCCCGCGCGTACCCCTCCGCCGCCGCCACGAGCCGCGCCCCCGCGGAAGCCCCCCGAGCCTCCCGCCCCACGAAGAACCGGGCCAGCACCGCGACCTCCGCATCCCCGGGCGCCCCCCGTCGCTCCCTCCAGAGCCGGGCCACGTCCTCCCCGCGCTGTGCCCGGTTGACGGCAACATGCCCCACGACCCGCCCGCCGACCTCGGCAACCCAGGCCGCGATCAACCCCTCCGGCGACAACCACGCCTCGGGATCCGCCACCCCTTCGACGGGATACCCATCGGACTCATGCACCCCGGCAAGCACAACAGCCGCCGCCCCCAGATCCCCCTCCACCCGCGCCCGAACCACAACTCCCGACACGTCGGCCCCCTCCACCAGCGACAGCGCTTGCCGGACCACCTTGCCATCCGGCCCCTGCGCCCATGC is a genomic window of Streptomyces sp. NBC_00708 containing:
- a CDS encoding MFS transporter, whose product is MSPYAQKAPGLTRAALYVLCACVLVAQGMVAAVNLLIPQLAASTLHPSSSELLWAVDAYVIVFAGLLIPAGALGDRFGRKGALLTGLGLFAVGAATSALATAPAVLIAGRGVCGAGAALIMPATMSLLVTLTPPARRSQALATWTLAAGLGGLAGNVGGGLAGQFGTWRSLFWAMVPLAALLALAVARLAPRSPERTDTAPDPVGSLLLVAALTSLVYGIIEGPPHGWGSARVLTAFGLGAVLLTVFTVHGLRATRPLLDPRIFASPVLRAGTLGIATAFFGLFALFYVNSQYLQYVKGFPVGLAGVAIVPLTVGMAVMPKIGARWQDRYGIRPVAGGGLAVIGLGLLLVSTADGSTPYALYAVYLLVISAGTGLCAPALTVAVVAGLPAHRSGLGSGLNTAAREIGAALGVAVVGTVLASGAGTDHVTAGHAAAFAPAMSDGLRVVAAVLLVATVFVVLGTSGRPRRDTEPAEGRPEGVTRTGASA
- a CDS encoding GNAT family N-acetyltransferase — translated: MRPVGDARKWAWAQGPDGKVVRQALSLVEGADVSGVVVRARVEGDLGAAAVVLAGVHESDGYPVEGVADPEAWLSPEGLIAAWVAEVGGRVVGHVAVNRAQRGEDVARLWRERRGAPGDAEVAVLARFFVGREARGASAGARLVAAAEGYARAHGLPLVLEVLTKDAAAIRLYERLGWQRIGELRHFFAGRHFDALCFVAPGA
- a CDS encoding PadR family transcriptional regulator; this encodes MSERAMQEPTLLLLTALADEPRHGYAIAREVETISGGRVKMRTGTLYGALERLLSEGLIEVHAEEVVDSRLRRTYTLTATGREVLATEARRIAATAREATRRLGVGGKPATA
- a CDS encoding class I SAM-dependent methyltransferase, whose translation is MASKKNLVANRESLAHKVRYAASRPDRIAPYLKRAARDRWLAFKHPDHVNYYRAVMASDTRRNPEAAVGSQTHDRWLALGQMQFDYLVEHGLAPGARMLDIGCGNLRAGWRFIDYLEAGHYYGIDISPDILIAAKQTLTTQGLQAKVPHLTITKDLTLDFLPDAHFDVVHAHSVFSHSPLEIIDECLAHVGRILAPGGHFDFTFDRTTGAEHQVLREDFYYRTETLTDLAAKHGLRARFMEDWEKLGHGQSKIRVTA
- a CDS encoding MFS transporter — protein: MRLPAFRRFLLAHLVSATGSAMAPVALAFAVIGQGGGAGSLGIVLTANTVPTLVFLLVGGVLADRMSRSRILFLGNLGAGAAQAAVAVLVATGTATTATIGVCACASGVASAFTAPAAQGVASRLVPPEQLQQANALVRVPRNAVKVVGPVIGGFVVALTGPAWALGWDALTFVLAALLLSGLRLPGAVSPGGSGGLVADLRVGWSGFKSRIWLWSFTLSGTAVVAAWLAGYQLLGPIVADRSYAGAGSWGLVQGAFAAGLLAGTVVCLLWKPQRLMLVCVVTSSGLMLPLAALGLGLPLPWVLGATAVAGAGMDVAIVTWSTVMQQQVPDEELGRLSSLNSLGEQIAIPVGYLLVAATSAYWSSGRILLVCSAVVLVAGVANACVRDVYRIRRL
- a CDS encoding LysR family transcriptional regulator; protein product: MRVTQSGLDLNLLVALDVLIEESSVSGAAARLHLSEPAMSRTLGRIRKALSDPVLVRAGRTMVPTPHALAIHGEVRAVVERARGVFLSGGKVDLRALSRTFTVLAQDILAAVSGPALFARIAREAPGVRLRFLMESHVDGPFLREGAADLEVGVLDTRAPEVHREHLYDDRMMGVVRPGHPLLDGEITPARFAAADHVTVSRRGRTQGPVDTALAQLGLRRRVVGSVGTLPSSLFLLLGSDLVGLASRRTRPLTDPLGLRTFEIPFPLPPLSFGMAWHPRHDADPAHAWLRSCFRELARAEAPDGAGELPPIAGQDSPSYAGE